From a single Bradyrhizobium sediminis genomic region:
- a CDS encoding MarR family winged helix-turn-helix transcriptional regulator, with the protein MILDSETKAVELPEDHGDELRLWLRLLTCTTLIEGEVRSRLRERFDVTLPRFDLMAQLDKVPEGMTLSDVSKRMMVSNGNVTGLVERLVESGHLDRRTSDTDRRVQLIRLTKTGRAEFRKMAAEHQTWIADIFSDLSPKDVRELMRLLAKTKGSAQKSAQKRVP; encoded by the coding sequence ATGATCCTTGATTCCGAGACCAAGGCGGTCGAACTACCTGAAGATCACGGCGATGAACTCAGGCTTTGGCTACGCCTCCTGACTTGCACGACCCTGATCGAAGGCGAGGTGCGCAGCCGGCTGCGCGAGCGGTTCGATGTCACACTGCCGCGCTTCGATCTGATGGCTCAGCTCGACAAGGTGCCGGAAGGCATGACGCTATCCGATGTCTCGAAGCGGATGATGGTCTCGAACGGCAACGTGACGGGGCTGGTCGAGCGGCTCGTCGAATCCGGCCATCTCGACCGGCGCACGTCGGATACCGACCGGCGCGTGCAGCTCATCCGATTGACCAAGACCGGCCGGGCCGAATTTCGCAAGATGGCGGCGGAGCACCAGACCTGGATCGCCGATATATTTTCGGATCTGTCGCCGAAAGACGTTCGCGAATTGATGCGGCTGTTGGCCAAGACCAAGGGCTCGGCGCAGAAGTCCGCGCAGAAAAGAGTGCCGTAA
- a CDS encoding HU family DNA-binding protein: MAVQMTKSQLIEKIAAENEVAKKDVKGVLETLATIGYKELKKSGVFLVPGFAKFVVIKKPATKARKGTNPFTGEPMMFKAKPARKIVRARPVKAAKDAV; this comes from the coding sequence ATGGCCGTACAGATGACAAAGTCGCAGCTGATCGAAAAAATCGCTGCCGAGAACGAAGTGGCAAAGAAGGACGTCAAGGGCGTGCTCGAGACCCTGGCGACGATCGGTTACAAGGAGCTCAAGAAGAGCGGCGTCTTCCTGGTTCCCGGATTTGCCAAATTCGTGGTGATCAAGAAGCCCGCCACCAAGGCGCGCAAGGGCACCAACCCGTTCACCGGCGAGCCCATGATGTTCAAGGCCAAGCCGGCCCGGAAGATCGTCAGAGCGCGCCCGGTCAAGGCGGCAAAAGACGCGGTGTGA
- a CDS encoding alpha/beta hydrolase, whose protein sequence is MSAPVDYEVEYNNRARVPENPSLIAGWARDAAAYRERQPPRSVRYGAGARNVIDYFPGSHDGPMVVFIHGGYWQALDSSFFSHLAGGLNAHGIGFAVPGYDLCPDVTIDRIIDEMRDACRELGKTGQSLVVSGHSAGGHLAACMLATDWPSIDASLPRDLVPSAYAISGLFDLGPLVETSINRALHLDDAAARAASPLFWGAPAAKSFDAVVGEKESAEYLRQSRTIVDAWGAAGVATRFAVVPGANHFTAIAPLADPASPMVARLKQLAGR, encoded by the coding sequence GTGAGCGCGCCGGTCGACTACGAGGTCGAGTACAACAACCGGGCCCGGGTTCCGGAAAACCCGTCGCTGATCGCAGGCTGGGCGAGGGATGCGGCGGCCTATCGCGAGCGACAGCCGCCTCGGTCTGTCCGCTACGGCGCCGGCGCGCGCAATGTAATCGATTACTTTCCAGGCAGCCATGACGGGCCGATGGTCGTCTTTATCCATGGCGGTTACTGGCAGGCGCTGGACAGTTCGTTTTTCAGCCATCTTGCCGGCGGCTTGAACGCCCACGGCATCGGCTTCGCCGTTCCAGGCTATGACCTTTGCCCCGACGTCACTATCGACCGCATCATTGATGAAATGCGGGATGCTTGCCGCGAACTGGGAAAGACCGGGCAATCCCTCGTCGTCAGCGGCCATTCTGCCGGCGGACACCTTGCCGCCTGCATGCTGGCGACCGACTGGCCCTCGATTGATGCCTCCTTGCCGCGAGACCTCGTGCCGTCGGCCTACGCCATTTCGGGACTGTTCGATCTTGGGCCGCTGGTCGAGACCTCGATCAACCGGGCCTTGCATCTCGACGATGCAGCCGCGAGGGCCGCCAGCCCGTTGTTCTGGGGCGCGCCCGCAGCGAAAAGCTTCGATGCAGTCGTGGGTGAGAAGGAAAGCGCCGAGTATCTCCGGCAAAGCCGAACCATCGTCGACGCCTGGGGCGCCGCCGGCGTCGCAACGCGGTTCGCAGTGGTTCCCGGCGCCAACCATTTCACCGCCATCGCGCCGCTCGCCGATCCCGCCTCGCCAATGGTTGCACGGCTGAAGCAACTGGCGGGGCGCTAG
- a CDS encoding ABC transporter substrate-binding protein — translation MKQQLKLAGMAVLLSVAAGQAIAQEKLKIGVIVTLSGPAAALGKQVRDGFTLAVKDLGGKMSGRDVEVVAVDDELKPDGAVTKVKGLLERDKVDFVVGPIFSNILQAIHKPVTDTRTFLISPNAGPSSYAGKNCSPFFYATSYQNDQVFEVLGKVAQDRGYKRIYVMVPNYQAGKDSVAGFKLDYKGEIVEESYMPLGTLDFQVELSKIASLKPDAVFTFMPGGMGVTLVKQYRQAGLADKIPVLSAFTVDESTLPAQQDAAVGMFGGANWAPNLDNPQNKKFVAGYEAAYNGVPGTYAMQAYDTAMLIDSAVRAVKGDLSNKEAVSAALRKADFTSLRGSFKFNTNGYPIQNFYLTKVAKRPDGKFQTEIAERVSENYGDRYAKDCTPGN, via the coding sequence ATGAAGCAGCAGTTGAAGTTGGCCGGAATGGCGGTGCTCCTGAGCGTCGCGGCCGGACAGGCCATCGCGCAGGAGAAACTCAAGATCGGCGTCATCGTCACGCTGTCGGGTCCGGCGGCGGCGCTCGGCAAGCAGGTCCGCGACGGCTTCACGCTCGCGGTCAAGGATCTCGGCGGCAAGATGAGCGGCCGGGATGTCGAGGTCGTGGCGGTCGACGATGAACTCAAGCCGGACGGCGCCGTCACAAAGGTCAAGGGCCTGCTCGAACGCGACAAGGTCGACTTCGTGGTGGGACCGATCTTCTCCAATATCCTGCAGGCGATCCACAAGCCGGTGACCGACACCAGGACGTTCCTGATCAGCCCGAACGCCGGCCCCTCCAGCTACGCCGGCAAGAACTGCAGCCCGTTCTTCTACGCGACCTCCTACCAGAACGACCAGGTGTTCGAGGTCCTCGGTAAGGTCGCCCAGGACCGCGGCTACAAGCGCATCTATGTCATGGTACCGAATTATCAGGCCGGCAAGGATTCCGTCGCCGGGTTCAAACTCGACTACAAGGGAGAAATCGTCGAGGAGTCCTACATGCCGCTCGGCACCCTGGATTTCCAGGTCGAGCTCTCCAAGATCGCCTCGCTGAAGCCCGACGCCGTGTTCACCTTCATGCCGGGCGGCATGGGCGTAACATTAGTGAAGCAGTACAGGCAGGCTGGCCTTGCCGACAAGATTCCGGTTCTCTCGGCGTTCACGGTCGATGAGTCGACGCTGCCGGCGCAGCAGGACGCCGCGGTCGGCATGTTCGGGGGCGCGAACTGGGCGCCCAATCTCGACAATCCGCAGAACAAGAAATTCGTCGCCGGCTATGAGGCCGCCTATAACGGCGTACCCGGCACCTATGCCATGCAGGCCTACGATACCGCCATGCTGATCGACAGTGCTGTCAGGGCGGTCAAGGGCGACCTTTCCAACAAGGAAGCGGTCTCGGCGGCCTTGAGGAAGGCCGACTTCACTTCGTTGCGCGGCAGCTTCAAGTTCAACACCAACGGCTATCCGATCCAGAATTTCTATCTGACCAAGGTCGCGAAACGGCCGGATGGAAAATTCCAGACCGAAATCGCTGAAAGAGTGTCCGAGAACTACGGCGACCGTTACGCCAAGGATTGTACGCCGGGCAACTAA
- a CDS encoding cupin domain-containing protein — protein MTSEITGITRANEGMQGISWNILGQVYVPKNRTDHCFSWHATLPPGTFVPPHIHPDQDEYLYMLEGKLDFVLGGAEAQATPGDLIRLGMGVPHGIFNKSDQTAKVLFWVTPTQKLYDLFWGLHNMKEQKPEDVVAMAAEFNIHFLPPPPGA, from the coding sequence ATGACAAGCGAGATCACCGGCATCACCCGGGCCAACGAGGGCATGCAGGGAATTTCCTGGAATATCCTCGGCCAGGTCTATGTGCCGAAAAACCGCACCGACCACTGCTTCTCCTGGCATGCGACGTTGCCGCCCGGCACCTTCGTGCCGCCGCACATCCATCCGGATCAGGACGAGTATCTGTACATGCTGGAAGGCAAGCTCGATTTCGTGCTGGGCGGTGCCGAAGCCCAGGCAACCCCGGGCGACCTGATACGCCTCGGCATGGGGGTTCCCCACGGCATCTTCAACAAGTCCGATCAAACAGCGAAAGTGCTGTTCTGGGTAACACCGACCCAGAAACTCTACGACCTGTTCTGGGGCCTTCACAACATGAAGGAGCAGAAGCCCGAAGACGTCGTGGCGATGGCCGCGGAATTCAACATCCACTTCCTGCCACCGCCGCCGGGCGCGTGA
- a CDS encoding GlxA family transcriptional regulator, translated as MTRVAVVEIQGCMASSAAITHDVMATANRISGTTKRALPFNVDTVRYGSRRNSEALRDAELIIVPGLGIASADELDGKLKSPACRRAAAMLAEAFQAGAALAASCASTFLLAETGLLDGRRATTTWWLAPVFQRRYPEVELVTDQIVVADWPIATGGAAMAQMDLMLAVVSRFAGTSLAKACANYLLLDERRSQAPFMAVTYLAGQDPRMAKAESWARDNIARDFSIDELAGAVALAPRTFARRLAATCGLTPIQFVQRIRVETARLLLETTRLPVDQIARKVGYAEPSTLRRLIRRDTRHAPGHFRPVA; from the coding sequence ATGACCAGAGTTGCGGTCGTCGAGATCCAGGGCTGCATGGCCTCGAGCGCCGCCATCACGCACGACGTGATGGCGACAGCCAACCGCATCAGCGGGACGACGAAGCGCGCTCTGCCGTTCAACGTCGATACGGTCCGCTACGGATCGCGCCGAAACAGCGAAGCGCTGCGCGATGCCGAGCTGATTATCGTCCCTGGGCTCGGCATTGCGTCAGCGGATGAACTGGACGGAAAACTGAAGAGCCCCGCCTGCCGGCGCGCGGCCGCCATGCTGGCTGAAGCGTTTCAAGCCGGCGCCGCGCTCGCGGCATCCTGTGCGAGCACGTTCCTGCTCGCGGAAACCGGATTGCTGGACGGCCGGCGGGCGACCACGACATGGTGGCTCGCGCCGGTGTTCCAGCGCCGCTATCCCGAGGTCGAACTGGTGACCGACCAGATCGTCGTGGCCGATTGGCCCATTGCCACTGGCGGCGCCGCGATGGCGCAGATGGATCTGATGCTTGCGGTGGTGAGCCGGTTCGCCGGAACAAGCCTGGCCAAGGCCTGCGCCAACTATCTTCTTCTCGATGAACGGCGTTCACAGGCGCCGTTCATGGCCGTCACCTATCTGGCGGGTCAGGACCCCAGGATGGCGAAGGCCGAAAGCTGGGCTCGCGACAATATTGCCCGGGACTTCAGTATCGACGAACTCGCCGGGGCGGTTGCTTTGGCGCCCCGCACCTTCGCGCGCCGGCTTGCGGCGACCTGCGGCCTCACCCCTATTCAGTTCGTGCAGCGGATCAGGGTCGAGACGGCGCGCCTGCTGCTCGAGACCACGCGCCTGCCCGTCGATCAAATCGCGCGAAAGGTCGGGTATGCGGAGCCCTCGACCCTTCGCCGATTGATCCGGCGCGATACCAGACACGCGCCCGGACACTTCCGTCCCGTGGCCTGA
- a CDS encoding AMP-binding protein, translating into MSGAIPSLEVQNLGPSGHVDDFARRNLPPFEQWPELLLDRPEFQYPEYLNVAVELTDRIVEKGYGDRIALIGNGRQRTYKELADWSNRLAHALVENYGVKPGNRVLIRSGNNPALVAAWLAATKAGAVVVNTMPMLRAGELTKIVDKAEIALALTDSRIADELVACAKTSRFLKQVVNFDGTSNHDAELDRVALNKPVRFDAVKTGRDDVALLGFTSGTTGEPKATMHFHRDLLIIADGYAREVLNVTPDDVFVGSPPLAFTFGLGGLAIFPLRFGATATLLENAAPGEMVKIIQTYKATICFTSPTAYRAMMTAMDKGADLSSLRLAVSAGETLPAPVFESWTRKTGKPILDGIGSTELLHIFITNRIGDAVAGTTGHPVSGYEAKVVDDDMNELPPGTVGKLAVRGPTGCRYLADSRQTSYVRNGWNLTGDAFIRDQKGRLSFVARSDDMIVSSGYNIAGPEVEAALLSHPAVAECGVVGAPDEARGMIVKAYVVLAAGIEGDAALAADLQDHVKREIAPYKYPRAIEFVAQLPKTETGKLRRFALRQIAQAGAASAGMAAE; encoded by the coding sequence ATGTCAGGTGCTATTCCCAGCCTTGAAGTTCAAAATCTTGGCCCATCGGGTCACGTCGACGACTTCGCGCGGCGAAATCTTCCGCCATTCGAGCAATGGCCGGAACTGCTTCTCGACCGGCCGGAGTTTCAGTATCCCGAATATCTCAACGTCGCGGTCGAGCTGACCGATCGGATCGTCGAGAAGGGCTACGGCGATCGCATTGCGCTGATCGGCAACGGCCGCCAGCGCACCTACAAGGAACTCGCCGACTGGTCGAACCGCCTTGCGCATGCGCTGGTGGAGAATTACGGCGTCAAGCCCGGCAACCGGGTTCTGATACGCTCGGGCAACAATCCGGCCCTGGTCGCGGCCTGGCTTGCAGCAACGAAAGCCGGCGCCGTCGTCGTCAATACCATGCCGATGCTGCGTGCCGGCGAATTGACCAAGATCGTCGACAAGGCGGAGATCGCTCTCGCGCTGACGGACAGCCGGATCGCCGACGAACTGGTCGCGTGCGCAAAGACCAGCCGGTTTCTCAAGCAGGTCGTGAATTTTGACGGAACCTCGAACCATGATGCCGAACTCGACCGGGTGGCGCTGAACAAGCCGGTCCGGTTCGATGCGGTGAAGACCGGACGGGACGATGTCGCGTTGCTGGGATTTACCTCCGGCACGACGGGCGAACCCAAGGCGACGATGCATTTCCATCGCGATCTCCTGATCATCGCCGACGGTTATGCCAGGGAAGTGCTCAACGTCACTCCGGATGATGTCTTCGTCGGGTCGCCGCCGCTTGCCTTTACGTTTGGACTGGGCGGTCTTGCGATCTTTCCATTGCGGTTCGGCGCCACCGCGACGCTGCTGGAAAACGCGGCGCCCGGCGAGATGGTCAAGATCATTCAGACCTACAAGGCGACGATTTGCTTTACTTCGCCGACCGCGTATCGGGCGATGATGACCGCGATGGACAAGGGCGCCGATCTGTCGTCGCTGCGTCTTGCGGTTTCGGCCGGCGAAACCCTGCCGGCGCCGGTATTCGAAAGCTGGACCCGCAAGACCGGCAAACCGATTCTCGACGGCATCGGCAGCACGGAACTGCTGCACATCTTCATCACCAACCGGATCGGCGACGCCGTCGCCGGAACCACGGGACATCCGGTTTCCGGCTATGAGGCAAAGGTCGTCGACGATGACATGAACGAATTGCCGCCGGGTACCGTCGGCAAACTCGCGGTTCGCGGCCCGACCGGATGCCGCTATCTCGCGGATTCCAGGCAGACGAGCTATGTGCGCAATGGCTGGAACCTGACGGGCGATGCGTTCATCCGCGACCAGAAGGGCCGCCTGTCTTTCGTGGCGCGGTCCGACGACATGATCGTTTCCTCCGGCTACAACATCGCCGGTCCCGAGGTGGAAGCCGCATTGCTGAGCCATCCGGCGGTGGCCGAATGTGGCGTCGTCGGCGCACCGGACGAGGCGCGCGGCATGATCGTCAAGGCTTATGTGGTCCTCGCTGCCGGCATAGAGGGCGACGCCGCGCTGGCGGCCGACCTCCAGGACCATGTCAAGCGCGAGATCGCGCCGTACAAATATCCGCGCGCGATCGAATTCGTCGCGCAACTGCCGAAGACGGAAACCGGCAAGCTGAGGCGGTTCGCCCTGCGGCAGATAGCGCAGGCCGGGGCGGCCTCGGCGGGCATGGCCGCGGAATAA
- a CDS encoding bifunctional salicylyl-CoA 5-hydroxylase/oxidoreductase: protein MKIAIIGGGPAGLYSAILLKKQRPEAEITVYERNRADDTFGFGVVFSDATLDTFEKSDAPSYRRITEQFAYWDDIAVHFRGTVHRVGGNGFCGCSRRTLLLILQERARELGVAVLFEADIEDEARFADADLVVLADGINSRFREKYIEHFQPEVDLRSNKFAWMGSTRPLDAFTFIFQETEWGPFIAHAYQYEVGHSTWIFETDPATFKRAGLEGLDERQSADRMAQIFGWFLEGHPLLINRSMWRNFPMIRSKRWVKDNMVLLGDAKATAHFSIGSGTKLAMEDAIALAEAMNRAPTVEAALQRYEEGRREEVEKIQHAADVSLVWFEHVDRFWDFDPVQFAFGVMTRAKAITYDNLTLRAPDFVSEVDKAFAKQVRARGFDVDADKPVAPMFQPLRLREMELANRAVVSPMCMYSAREGVPGDFHLVHYGSRAVGGAGLIFTEMTCVSRDARITPGCAGLWNDEQEAAWRRIVDFVHANSAAKIALQLGHAGRKGATKLMWDGMDRPLEQGGWDIVSASPLPYFPDSRVPRELDRAAMDAVKAAFVQAAERGEACGFDMLELHCAHGYLLASFISPLTNQRTDAYGGSLEGRLRFPLEVFEALRSVWPAHKPMSVRISATDWAEGGITGDDAVDIARAFAEAGVDLVDVSTGQTVRDAQPVYGRMFQTPFSEQVRNEARVATMCVGNITTSDQVNTILAAGRADLVALGRPHLIDPSFTLKAAAWYGAEVACPPQYLPGKEQIFRNSVRDRQDFDDLKIKAKPKTRAELKAEATKPLAAE from the coding sequence ATGAAGATCGCGATCATCGGTGGTGGACCGGCAGGTCTCTATTCCGCGATCCTGCTCAAGAAGCAGCGGCCGGAGGCGGAGATCACTGTCTACGAGCGCAACCGCGCCGACGACACCTTCGGTTTCGGCGTGGTGTTCTCCGACGCGACTCTCGACACTTTCGAGAAAAGCGATGCCCCGAGCTATCGCCGCATCACCGAGCAATTCGCCTATTGGGACGACATCGCCGTGCACTTCCGCGGCACGGTGCACCGGGTCGGCGGCAATGGGTTCTGCGGCTGCTCGCGCCGTACGCTGCTGCTGATCCTGCAGGAGCGGGCGCGCGAACTCGGCGTCGCCGTTCTGTTCGAGGCCGATATCGAGGACGAAGCGCGCTTTGCCGATGCCGATCTGGTGGTGCTGGCCGACGGCATCAACAGCCGCTTCCGCGAAAAATATATCGAGCATTTCCAGCCCGAGGTGGATCTGCGCTCCAACAAGTTCGCCTGGATGGGTTCGACCCGGCCACTCGATGCCTTCACCTTCATCTTTCAGGAGACCGAGTGGGGTCCGTTTATCGCCCACGCTTATCAGTATGAAGTGGGGCACTCGACCTGGATATTCGAGACCGATCCCGCCACCTTCAAGCGCGCCGGCCTCGAGGGGCTGGACGAAAGACAATCCGCCGATCGGATGGCGCAGATTTTCGGCTGGTTCCTCGAAGGTCATCCGCTTTTGATCAACCGCTCGATGTGGCGCAATTTTCCGATGATCCGCAGCAAGCGCTGGGTCAAGGACAATATGGTGCTGCTCGGTGACGCCAAGGCGACCGCGCATTTCTCGATCGGTTCCGGGACCAAGCTGGCGATGGAAGACGCCATCGCGCTGGCGGAAGCCATGAATCGCGCGCCGACGGTCGAGGCTGCGCTGCAGCGGTACGAAGAGGGGCGACGCGAGGAAGTCGAGAAGATCCAGCACGCCGCCGACGTGTCGCTGGTCTGGTTCGAGCATGTCGATCGGTTCTGGGATTTCGATCCCGTCCAGTTCGCGTTCGGTGTCATGACCCGCGCCAAGGCGATCACCTATGACAATCTGACGCTGCGGGCGCCGGATTTTGTCAGTGAGGTCGACAAGGCCTTTGCGAAGCAGGTCCGCGCCCGGGGCTTCGACGTCGACGCCGACAAGCCGGTGGCGCCGATGTTCCAGCCATTGCGGCTGCGCGAAATGGAACTTGCCAACCGCGCGGTGGTGTCGCCGATGTGCATGTATTCGGCCAGGGAGGGCGTGCCCGGCGATTTCCACCTGGTGCATTACGGCTCGCGCGCGGTCGGCGGCGCCGGCCTGATCTTCACCGAGATGACCTGCGTTTCCCGCGACGCCCGGATCACGCCGGGCTGCGCCGGGCTTTGGAACGACGAGCAGGAAGCCGCGTGGCGGCGCATCGTCGATTTCGTCCACGCCAATTCGGCGGCGAAAATCGCACTCCAGCTTGGCCATGCCGGCCGCAAGGGCGCCACCAAATTGATGTGGGACGGCATGGACCGACCACTGGAACAGGGCGGCTGGGACATCGTGTCGGCCTCGCCTTTACCCTACTTTCCCGACAGCCGGGTGCCGCGCGAACTGGACCGCGCTGCGATGGATGCGGTCAAGGCGGCGTTCGTTCAGGCTGCCGAGCGCGGGGAGGCTTGCGGATTCGACATGCTCGAACTGCATTGCGCCCACGGCTACCTGCTGGCGAGCTTCATTTCGCCGCTGACCAACCAGCGCACCGACGCCTATGGCGGCTCGCTCGAAGGTCGCCTGCGTTTTCCGCTGGAAGTGTTCGAGGCGCTGCGGTCGGTATGGCCGGCGCACAAGCCGATGTCGGTACGCATCTCCGCCACCGACTGGGCCGAGGGCGGCATCACCGGCGACGATGCGGTCGATATCGCGCGTGCCTTCGCCGAGGCCGGCGTCGATCTGGTGGATGTGTCCACCGGCCAGACCGTGCGCGACGCCCAGCCGGTCTATGGCCGCATGTTCCAGACGCCGTTCTCCGAACAGGTCCGCAACGAGGCGCGCGTCGCCACCATGTGCGTCGGCAACATCACGACGTCAGACCAGGTCAACACCATCCTTGCCGCCGGGCGGGCCGATCTGGTGGCGCTTGGCCGCCCGCATTTGATCGACCCCTCGTTTACGCTGAAGGCCGCGGCTTGGTATGGCGCAGAGGTTGCCTGTCCGCCGCAATATCTGCCCGGCAAGGAGCAGATCTTCCGCAACAGTGTGCGCGACAGGCAGGATTTCGACGACCTCAAAATTAAGGCTAAGCCCAAGACCCGGGCTGAGCTCAAGGCGGAGGCGACAAAGCCGCTTGCGGCCGAGTGA
- a CDS encoding RidA family protein: MSTPKAPTLAVLPLTKGETPATDPQILQPSGWLAPKGYANGMAADGRLVVTGGVIGWDHQGHLATGFVAQVRQTLSNISAILAEGGARPEHLVRLTWYVVDMEEYLANLKALGRIYRELFGTHYPAMALVQVVRLVEKAARVEIEATAVVPR; this comes from the coding sequence GTGAGCACGCCAAAGGCGCCGACACTCGCCGTGTTGCCGTTGACGAAGGGCGAGACGCCGGCCACCGACCCGCAGATCCTGCAGCCGAGCGGTTGGCTGGCGCCGAAGGGATATGCCAACGGCATGGCGGCCGACGGCCGCCTCGTGGTGACCGGCGGCGTGATCGGCTGGGACCATCAAGGTCATCTGGCAACCGGCTTTGTCGCGCAGGTCCGCCAGACCCTGAGCAACATTTCCGCCATCCTCGCCGAGGGCGGCGCGCGGCCGGAACATCTGGTCCGTCTCACCTGGTATGTCGTCGATATGGAAGAATACCTGGCGAACCTGAAGGCGCTCGGCCGGATCTATCGCGAACTGTTCGGCACGCATTACCCCGCGATGGCGCTGGTCCAGGTCGTGCGCCTGGTCGAAAAGGCGGCGCGGGTCGAGATTGAGGCGACGGCGGTGGTGCCCCGTTGA
- a CDS encoding flavin-dependent oxidoreductase, translated as MKAIIVGGGIGGLTTALMLRARGIGCELFEQSDSIRELGVGINTLPHAIRELAGLGLLQQLDDVAIRTDELYYLNRHGQEVWREARGIDAGHDVPQFSIHRGRLQSVIHRAVEERLGRDAIHTGCRLGAFTQDEGGVSAFFFDRAGRHTETVRGDILIGADGIHSRVRETLFPDEGPPCWNGLMLWRGARDWPVFLSGRSMIVAGGLHAKVVVYPIAEGSSPASRLTNWAVLVKIGEGNVPPPRREDWSRPGRRDELMPHVARFSVPHVDVRSLISATPEFYEYPTCDRDPLPYWSSGRVTLLGDAAHPMYPVGSNGASQAILDARCLADALVRSEHPRQALMAYEQKRLPMTAEIVRSNRRGGPEGVIDAVEQLAPDGFTDIDKVLSYSQREAIVRGYASKAGFAAMPGLTAVRA; from the coding sequence ATGAAGGCAATTATCGTCGGCGGCGGTATTGGCGGCCTTACCACCGCGCTGATGCTGCGGGCGCGCGGCATCGGCTGCGAGCTGTTCGAGCAATCGGACTCCATCCGCGAACTCGGCGTCGGCATCAACACCCTGCCGCATGCGATCCGCGAACTCGCAGGGCTCGGTCTCCTGCAACAGCTCGACGACGTCGCGATCCGCACCGACGAACTCTATTACCTCAATCGCCATGGTCAGGAAGTCTGGCGCGAAGCCCGCGGCATCGATGCCGGTCACGACGTTCCGCAGTTCTCGATTCATCGCGGCCGGCTGCAGAGCGTGATCCACCGCGCCGTCGAGGAACGGCTCGGACGTGACGCGATCCACACCGGCTGCAGGCTGGGCGCCTTCACCCAAGACGAGGGCGGCGTGTCAGCCTTTTTCTTCGATCGCGCAGGCAGACACACCGAGACCGTCCGCGGCGATATCCTGATTGGCGCTGACGGCATCCATTCGAGGGTGCGGGAAACGTTGTTTCCGGATGAAGGGCCGCCGTGCTGGAATGGGCTGATGCTGTGGCGCGGCGCGCGCGACTGGCCGGTGTTCCTGAGCGGCCGTTCGATGATTGTCGCCGGCGGCCTGCATGCCAAGGTCGTGGTCTATCCCATCGCGGAGGGATCGAGCCCGGCCAGCCGTCTGACCAACTGGGCGGTGCTGGTGAAGATCGGCGAAGGCAACGTACCGCCGCCCCGCCGTGAGGACTGGTCGCGGCCCGGCAGGCGCGATGAACTGATGCCGCATGTCGCGCGGTTCTCGGTGCCCCATGTCGACGTGCGCAGCCTGATCTCGGCAACGCCCGAATTCTACGAATACCCGACCTGCGACCGCGATCCGCTGCCGTACTGGTCGAGCGGCCGGGTCACGCTGCTCGGCGATGCCGCCCATCCGATGTATCCGGTTGGATCGAACGGCGCCTCGCAGGCCATTCTCGATGCGCGGTGTCTCGCCGACGCGCTGGTGCGCTCGGAACATCCGCGTCAGGCCCTGATGGCCTACGAGCAGAAACGATTGCCGATGACGGCGGAGATCGTGCGTTCCAACCGTCGCGGCGGGCCGGAAGGCGTGATCGATGCGGTCGAGCAACTGGCGCCCGACGGCTTCACCGACATCGACAAGGTGCTCAGTTACAGCCAGCGCGAGGCTATTGTGCGCGGCTATGCCAGCAAGGCCGGCTTTGCGGCGATGCCGGGATTGACGGCGGTGCGGGCGTAG